The Salminus brasiliensis chromosome 8, fSalBra1.hap2, whole genome shotgun sequence genome has a window encoding:
- the abhd13 gene encoding protein ABHD13 produces the protein MEKSWRLWGALERCLVTVGSWSWGACRISLLALILTFHLYGGLLLLGLILASVAGILYKFQDVLLYFPDQPSSSRLYVPMPTGIPHENVYIRTKDGVRLNLILLRYTGENPASAPTILYFHGNAGNIGHRVPNALLMLVNLKANVVLVDYRGYGKSDGEPSEEGLYQDAEATLDYVMSRPDIDKTKMVLFGRSLGGAVAIRLASVNPHRVAAIMVENTFLSIPHMAATLFSFFPMRYLPLWCYKNKFLSYRHVALCRMPSLFISGLSDQLIPPVMMKQLYELSPARTKRLGIFPEGTHNDTWQCQGYFAALEQFMKELLKSHAQEETSQGSASVTII, from the coding sequence ATGGAGAAGTCATGGCGCTTATGGGGGGCACTGGAGCGCTGTTTGGTGACCGTGGGCTCCTGGTCTTGGGGAGCTTGTCGAATCTCGCTGCTGGCACTTATACTGACCTTCCACCTGTACGGAGGACTCTTGCTGCTTGGTCTCATCCTGGCCTCTGTGGCCGGGATCCTGTACAAGTTCCAGGACGTGCTGCTGTACTTCCCTGACCAGCCGTCATCCTCAAGGTTGTACGTTCCCATGCCGACAGGAATTCCTCACGAGAATGTCTACATACGCACTAAGGATGGTGTGCGGCTGAACCTCATTTTGCTGCGCTACACTGGCGAGAATCCTGCTTCTGCCCCCACCATTTTGTATTTTCATGGTAATGCAGGGAACATTGGCCACAGAGTGCCTAACGCCCTGCTAATGCTTGTCAACCTGAAGGCCAACGTGGTTCTGGTGGACTATCGAGGTTATGGGAAGAGTGACGGGGAGCCCAGCGAGGAGGGCCTCTATCAGGACGCCGAGGCCACCCTGGACTACGTAATGTCGCGCCCAGACATCGACAAGACTAAGATGGTACTGTTCGGCCGTTCGCTGGGGGGTGCGGTGGCCATCAGGTTGGCCTCGGTCAACCCTCACCGTGTGGCTGCCATTATGGTTGAAAACACGTTCCTGAGCATCCCACACATGGCAGCGactctcttctccttctttcccATGCGCTACCTGCCCCTTTGGTGCTATAAGAACAAGTTTCTGTCCTACAGGCATGTGGCGCTGTGTCGCATGCCCTCTCTTTTTATTTCTGGCCTCTCAGACCAGCTCATTCCCCCTGTTATGATGAAGCAGCTGTATGAGCTGTCGCCCGCACGGACTAAACGCCTCGGCATCTTCCCCGAGGGCACGCACAATGACACCTGGCAGTGCCAGGGTTACTTTGCAGCTCTGGAGCAGTTCATGAAGGAGCTGCTGAAAAGCCATGCCCAGGAGGAGACGTCCCAGGGCTCGGCCAGTGTCACCATCATCTAG
- the tnfsf13b gene encoding tumor necrosis factor ligand superfamily member 13B isoform X1 has product MPAAGVGPSRAESQRLSWAVVLLILAAITSSSLSALSLYHVLALQAEVEGLRTEVNRRREEQRSSLDESVRGPGPQQQQQQQENNRDEAETSSLVPTELEMSVSGRQEDQPSLKKRSLGSESGQSAFQPCLQMMADSKREVFQKEFALEKHTGVPWQAGLKRGTALEADQDTILVKEEGYFFIYSQVYYKDSTFAMGHIVIRVKSNVVGDESQHVVLFRCIQSMNLKVPYNTCYTGGLVKLEAGDRLELLIPRSTANISLDGDSTFLGAIKLY; this is encoded by the exons ATGCCAGCTGCGGGAGTTGGTCCATCTCGGGCTGAGAGCCAGAGGCTCTCTTGGGCAGTTGTACTTCTGATTTTGGCTGCCATCACCTCATCCTCCCTGTCGGCTCTGTCCCTGTACCATGTGCTGGCTTTGCAGGCCGAGGTGGAGGGCCTGAGGACTGAGGTGAACCGcaggagagaggagcagaggagcAGCCTGGATGAAAGTGTGAGAGGGCCTGggcctcagcagcagcagcagcagcaggagaacAACAGGGACGAAGCCGAG ACTAGCAGTTTGGTGCCAACTGAGCTGGAGATGAGTGTTTCTGGAAGGCAGGAGGATCAGCCAAGCTTAAAGAAGAGAAGTCTGGGAAGTGAGTCCGGTCAATCAG CATTTCAGCCCTGCTTGCAGATGATGGCAGACAGCAAGAGGGAAGTCTTTCAGAAAG AGTTTGCGCTGGAGAAACACACAGGGGTCCCGTGGCAGGCCGGTTTAAAGCGAGGCACAGCTCTAGAAGCGGATCAGGACACCATACTGGTGAAAGAAGAGGGCTATTTCTTCATCTACAGTCAG gtgtaCTACAAAGATTCCACGTTTGCTATGGGTCACATAGTGATCCGGGTGAAGAGTAACGTGGTCGGAGATGAGAGTCAACACGTTGTTCTGTTCCGCTGCATCCAGAGCATGAATTTGAAGGTTCCCTATAACACATGCTACACAGGAG GTCTGGTAAAACTGGAAGCTGGTGACCGCCTGGAGCTGCTCATACCTCGTTCCACGGCGAACATCTCTCTGGATGGAGACTCTACCTTTCTGGGAGCTATCAAACTGTACTGA
- the tnfsf13b gene encoding tumor necrosis factor ligand superfamily member 13B isoform X2, with protein sequence MPAAGVGPSRAESQRLSWAVVLLILAAITSSSLSALSLYHVLALQAEVEGLRTEVNRRREEQRSSLDESVRGPGPQQQQQQQENNRDEAETSSLVPTELEMSVSGRQEDQPSLKKRSLGTFQPCLQMMADSKREVFQKEFALEKHTGVPWQAGLKRGTALEADQDTILVKEEGYFFIYSQVYYKDSTFAMGHIVIRVKSNVVGDESQHVVLFRCIQSMNLKVPYNTCYTGGLVKLEAGDRLELLIPRSTANISLDGDSTFLGAIKLY encoded by the exons ATGCCAGCTGCGGGAGTTGGTCCATCTCGGGCTGAGAGCCAGAGGCTCTCTTGGGCAGTTGTACTTCTGATTTTGGCTGCCATCACCTCATCCTCCCTGTCGGCTCTGTCCCTGTACCATGTGCTGGCTTTGCAGGCCGAGGTGGAGGGCCTGAGGACTGAGGTGAACCGcaggagagaggagcagaggagcAGCCTGGATGAAAGTGTGAGAGGGCCTGggcctcagcagcagcagcagcagcaggagaacAACAGGGACGAAGCCGAG ACTAGCAGTTTGGTGCCAACTGAGCTGGAGATGAGTGTTTCTGGAAGGCAGGAGGATCAGCCAAGCTTAAAGAAGAGAAGTCTGGGAA CATTTCAGCCCTGCTTGCAGATGATGGCAGACAGCAAGAGGGAAGTCTTTCAGAAAG AGTTTGCGCTGGAGAAACACACAGGGGTCCCGTGGCAGGCCGGTTTAAAGCGAGGCACAGCTCTAGAAGCGGATCAGGACACCATACTGGTGAAAGAAGAGGGCTATTTCTTCATCTACAGTCAG gtgtaCTACAAAGATTCCACGTTTGCTATGGGTCACATAGTGATCCGGGTGAAGAGTAACGTGGTCGGAGATGAGAGTCAACACGTTGTTCTGTTCCGCTGCATCCAGAGCATGAATTTGAAGGTTCCCTATAACACATGCTACACAGGAG GTCTGGTAAAACTGGAAGCTGGTGACCGCCTGGAGCTGCTCATACCTCGTTCCACGGCGAACATCTCTCTGGATGGAGACTCTACCTTTCTGGGAGCTATCAAACTGTACTGA